In Aulosira sp. FACHB-615, the sequence AGTAGAATTTTCTGAGTTGCTTGAGTATTCATGAATTTGGGCTAGAGTTTGCCAACAGCACGGGTTTATATAGAACTTACATCTTGAGTATGTGGTTTTACGCAAAAGAGCGCAATATTTCTCTTACAAGAGGTAAACAATCAGCAATATTACGGCTGTGGTTAATTTCTGTTAGGTGCGATCGCTTGTCTCAAGGAGGCGATACGGACATGGAAAGGAATCAAGTCACCGGAAGCTGTGTTTGTGGCTGCTTGTAAGGAGGGCAGGAAGCCGGAATCGGCACAGGCTAAATCGGAGGTGGTTGCTTGGTTCGAGTGGGCGGGGCGGCAAAGGATTGTAATTGCGATGTCGGGAGACACTGTATACACGCCGGATGGGGAGGCGGTGGCGTTGACGGAAATGATGCGGCGGTTTCCGGTGTAGATGCAAGATTGTGTATCTGGCTAAAATTCTGAAATAGTCAATAGTTAAGTCAAGTAAAAATTGTATACCTTAATTAAGGCTGAGTACGGTTATCTCTACACCTGCAATAGTATATTTATGCGTATAATCGCGCTAAAGTCTTAAAAAGCGTATCTTTGCGTTCAATATCTAATAACTTATCGCTTATACCAAATACTGGCTTAAAGCATACTGCCCTCACAGAATTATGGTTAAAACTGTTAACGAAGCTTTTGAACTTTTTTTAAGAGATTACGTAAATTTAGATCCTGATGAAACTAAATCAGCTAGAAGAGGCAGGGATTGGCTTGTTCAGCAAATACGTTTATTTCCTGACAAAGATATAAACTTTCCAAAATTATATTCAGAGAAAGATATATTTTTTGGTTCTTTTGCTAGACGTACCAAGAAAAGAGAATTAGATGATATTGATATAATGATTGCCCTTCATGCTGATGGAAGTCAATATCAAGAATATGGAGACAGAATCGAAATATATGTCCCCGATTCTGCTTATGAACTAAACCTGCTATGTTATGAAAATACAAATAAGCTTAATTCAAGAAAAGTTATTAACAAATTCATCAGTTTACTTTCTCAAGTGCCACAATATAGCAGTGCTGAGATTAAGCGTAATATGGAAGCTGCTGTTTTAAAACTAAAAAGCTATCCTTGGTCATTTGACATTGTTCCTTGTTTCTTCACAATAAAAAATATCTTGGATAAAGATTATTACTTAATACCTGATGGTATGGGAGATTGGAAAAAAACAGACCCAAGAATAGATAGAAGCCGAGTTAATGAAATAAATCAGAGCCATGATGGTAATGTATTAAACACTATAAGGATAATGAAATATTGGAATAAGAGAGTAACTATGCCTTCAATGCCCTCATATTTAATAGAAAATATGATATTAGATTTTTATTCTACACAAACATACAGTAAAGCATCTAAATATGTAGATTTAGAAATACCTAAAGTTTTAGAATATATTCAAAAAAATATTTATTGCTCAGTAAATGATCCTAAAGGTATTCAAGGAAATATTAATACTTTAACTCCTGAAGAAAAAACTAAAATATTTATTAGAGCTTGTCTTGATGAAATGAAAGCTTTAGAAGCTAGACAATTAGACGATGAGTTAAAATATGAAGCATCGATTTCTAAGTGGCAAGATTTTTTTGGTTTTGATTTTCCTATTTATAGTTAAAAAATTTTTATGTAAGCTATCAATATATGAATGATATTCCTCAAAAACAAAATTTTCATAATCAATTAGAAAAACTAGCAGCACAAAGGCAACTATACTCTGATG encodes:
- a CDS encoding nucleotidyltransferase, translated to MVKTVNEAFELFLRDYVNLDPDETKSARRGRDWLVQQIRLFPDKDINFPKLYSEKDIFFGSFARRTKKRELDDIDIMIALHADGSQYQEYGDRIEIYVPDSAYELNLLCYENTNKLNSRKVINKFISLLSQVPQYSSAEIKRNMEAAVLKLKSYPWSFDIVPCFFTIKNILDKDYYLIPDGMGDWKKTDPRIDRSRVNEINQSHDGNVLNTIRIMKYWNKRVTMPSMPSYLIENMILDFYSTQTYSKASKYVDLEIPKVLEYIQKNIYCSVNDPKGIQGNINTLTPEEKTKIFIRACLDEMKALEARQLDDELKYEASISKWQDFFGFDFPIYS